tctccattgccattagacttgctcgatcaggagcgatttccatgttaaacttgtactgtttgaggaaagcctccaccaagtctctccagctcttGATCCTGATGCTGTCTAACCTCATATACCAGCTTAAAGCGGATCCTgctaggctatcttgaaagaaatagattagcaatttatcatcacagattacttccgccattttattgcagtaggatcgaaggtgagtgtttgggcattccaaaccggtatacttaatgaactctggtattcgaaaatcttttggcaccacgatgtttggtaccaaacatacttcggctgctcgcatagggtcaaaccagtcattaccctcaactgcccttaatctttcttctagagcaaatagcttgtcttggtccatcacactgggagacctattatccgggactccctccgttgttaagtccacagtgattggagcgtgagttggctggataggggtgataggcacaaaatgttgttcattggccgagtttgccccctggttttgagatgtttgagggATGTAAGCTGTTGGCACTCCTTCaggctgttgtgctgatgttccctccccgtTCTTAGCTCTCAGAAGCTGTTCAAGTAAATCGAtcagccgagaaacttcatttttcacgGACTCCAACTTGgtttgataatgtgactctaagtgagctctttcttcgttctccatcCTCGATCtagaccgggtgttgtggattttggatgtgggacctatgtttcacgatctggcATGCATATgatgtattaaaaatgaatgcttgatgaaaatatgatgctcGTGCAATGTATATTTTAGAGTCGACTCATGACTTTCGTAATCCTTTAGGCAAGATTTCTGAGTTGACCCGATTACTGTAAAGGAGGGTTTGCCAAGTTCTTATCATAGTAGCTTACCAAACacattagaaagaaagataggTCATGGCCTTCTTATAAATAGAAGTCGTTCATACAATGATTACAAAACAGGGCGTTATACACTGCTACCCTTAAAAGGCATTTCCTCTATTAGCTAAGTCCCCAATAAAACAAGTGATGGCCGCCATATATTCTCGGTACTTTGAAGCATCATTTCCAACTTGGGTAGCTTGTTGTTGCAATCGTTCTGCATAGCGGGCTGCTTGCTCGACCTGCTTCGTTATGTGCCTTATCTTATCATGGAACACGGTGTTATCTGCAATTATCACTTCGTTGCTGGCTCCTAGGGCTTTATTACTTCTTTCCAACACTCGGACCATATCCTCTGACCGGGCCAACTTATCCCTTACCCTCTGTAGTTCTTCCTTTTCGATATCCAGCTTGgctattttggagttaatttgaactGTAAAGCTGTCCATGTAGTCTTGACATTCTTGACACTCTTGCTTAGCCTTACTGAGCTCCTCTTCCATCTCGAAGTAGTGGCTTCTCATCTCTTTTAACTCTTCTTCTCGTATCTCAATCTTCGATTGTAAAGCCATCATCCTTCCTTTCGAAGACTCGGCTCTCTTCTGGTAATCTCTCATATCAGACTCTGCCGCCTTTCTTGAACTTCTCTCTTCCTCCAATTGCATCATATATTGAGCTCTGATCCTTCTTTCCTCTTCTATGTCGAGATGGGCTAgccaatttttctctttttcaacttcTACCTTCTTTAAAAGCAGGCTCCTTCCCTTTTTCAAGGAATCCATCATCTCTTTATCGACACTCATCTTGCCTTTGGTTGATCTCTTAACCTTAGCCAACTCTTTTTGTATGAGCCCGTTTTTGTTAGACAGCTCATCATACTCATTTATTCAATTCCTTAACTCAGCCTGAACCgcttttgctatttcttcagCTACCTCGGCCTTTTTCTGCCACTCCTTTAAGGACGTTAATTGCTTATCCTATTTTTCCAACTGCTGGTTCAAGTAAACCCTCAtcgtgttttcttcttctaattgattttctaacaGTCGTTGCTGCCCTTTGCTTTTGCTGAGATCCATTCTACATTGTTCTAGCTGCTTTCTCAACTCTTCCTCAATATcagtccttttccttttttgttgctcTATTGTGGATGCTGGATGTTTTGGTATTGAGAAATCCTTCACTTCAGAAAGCTCTTCGTTCCTCCAAACTGCATAGTTCTGGCTGAATGATGTTTCAAATGTGCTCCCTTCTTGCCTTTTTACCATCAGGGGTCTTTCCCAATCTTGTCGGATAAGTTCCATCTCCTCGAGGAAAGCTTGGTGCTTGAATAAACCGACAAAATCAGCTAAACCCAGAGTTCTTGGTGCATACTGCATTCCACCCAACTGCCTTGTTACTAGGGCGGGCGCATAACTGATGTACCCGATTACACCAATCAAAGGAACCCATATCTTGTTTCCACAGCTCATTGTGCAGATGGCGTTGTTCATCCATTGTGCTTTCCATTTGAAGTTGCTTCTTGGCAATGCTGCATATTTATCTATCCATGCTTTCTCATCCCAATTCTTCCAAGTCTCATCCATGGTAATTTTTAACGGTCTCAagtcaaaccaccaaaagttGTTAAAGATGTCCCTTGGTGTTTCGATATGACTGATAATCCATAAATACAACATAGGGGTGCAACATCTCATGGCTCCTTTTCCATGCATTCTGCAGTGGTTGAGTGATAACATGGTTTCTCCCAAAATGGCTGACGAGGAATTGATCCGGTCATGCTCATATTCTATTAAGACACTTGCTGCTTCCAAACTGATGACTCCGATCTCGGAAGGGAACAATACTAGCCCAAAAATGGCGAAGGCCACCAACCTGTACCGTTCCTCTCCCAACTTGCCTTCTTCagcatttttcttcattcgGGCTTCAATGACCTTCCATTTGAAACCCCCTTCGGCGACTCTACATTGGCTGATCTTTCCCAAGCCTAATAAACTGACTACCTCTGAAGCTGTGTCTTCAAATCTTCGCCTTAGGTAGATCCTGTGGCTGTTGTTTGGAAAATCTAGAATCCTTTCATATTCCTCCAAAGTCGGTGTCATATCAATGTTCCCAAAGGTAAAACTCCGATAACTAGGATCCCAAAAATTCAGTAGGGCTTTGATTGCTGCTGCTTATACGGGTAACCTCATTAGTTGTGCAATTCTCCCATATCGCCTTTCGAAAATAGTCTCATCAATAAATTCCATAATAGACACTAACTTCCCCAAGTCATTTACCATGTGATTTATCTTGGTAATGCAAGGCAACCTACTAGCATCGATTCTTGGGCATTTTCCTTGAGCTACTTGAGTCAACtcagattcttgcccaaactcttggAAAGATAGGTACTTAGTCATGATTTCGGCTCAAAACCtggattgatgaatttaacattattaatcaTGATGCAAATGAACGTAAGATAGATATCCTAAGGACAAGTTCTATGTATTAGGTGAGAGCgggtaggttttctatctggtctcgaagggtctcatatctgcccagtgacgttcttcgtaaagacagtatgagggcgttgcaaggaatagttaaggtaagtatacccaccattaccgagcagacactcagatatgagttgggtgtttcacgcatctgaaccctgaccaatagtcatagggcagatcgctactcccccacctaacttaaagcttgtgtgtgcttctcaaaatcaaagtatgtgatgcatgtgacagt
This genomic interval from Populus nigra chromosome 11, ddPopNigr1.1, whole genome shotgun sequence contains the following:
- the LOC133668123 gene encoding uncharacterized protein LOC133668123, coding for MSVDKEMMDSLKKGRSLLLKKVEVEKEKNWLAHLDIEEERRIRAQYMMQLEEERSSRKAAESDMRDYQKRAESSKGRMMALQSKIEIREEELKEMRSHYFEMEEELSKAKQECQECQDYMDSFTVQINSKIAKLDIEKEELQRVRDKLARSEDMVRVLERSNKALGASNEVIIADNTVFHDKIRHITKQVEQAARYAERLQQQATQVGNDASKYREYMAAITCFIGDLANRGNAF